In Nostoc sphaeroides, the genomic window CAAAGGTGCGATAACCCCACAGGTGTGATGCTGAGTTCACAAACCAGGTTGAGTGCCAAAGCAATACACATCTGAGAAACACTCCGTAGAATACGAAAGGCCATCCTCCTAAGACATAAAGCAGCAGCGCGAAGGGTATTTGCAACAGCAAGAAGTAGCGATCTAACCAACAATAATAGGGTTGTCTTGCTAAATCAGGGGCATATTTTTTATAGGTGTCATAGTCAAAAAATTCTGGGCGTGGGTAGAAAATCCATAGTATATGGCTCCACCAAAAGCCTCTTTGGGCAGAGTAGGGGTCTAAATTAATATCTTCTGTGTGGGCGTGATGCTGGCGGTGTCCACCTACCCAAAAAATTGGCCCACCTTGCAAAGCTAACGCTCCAATGAGGGCGATCGCATACTCTAACCACTTAGGAAGCTGGAAACTCCGATGGCTCAGTAGTCGGTGATATCCCAAACAAATACCAATGCTCCCGAATAACCAGTGCAGAAACACTAGCAAACCTAATGCTGACCAGGAGAAAAACCAAGGAGACAGAAGTGCTAAAGCATGAAATGTAGCAAAAAATACTACATTCGTCCAACTGAGTTGAGGTGAGTTGCCTCTCTCAGGGGCGATCGCCCCAAAATTTGCGGTCATAAAAGTTCCTATTGATGGATCATGAAGCGATCTGCTTTTTCTTGGGCATAATCCCACTAGGATTTACCCACCCTGTATACTAGTTCGCTACAGTGGAGGAAAGCAAGTATCACTTACATTTGTTATGCTAGCAGAACTCTGATATGCGTGCAAGTGCCACTTGCATTTTTCTATGTCATCTCAACTCGTTTCAACTCGTCAACGCCTTATTCAAGCTGCACTTGAGTTGTTTTCTGCTCACGGAGTCAGCGCTACCACAACCCGCCAAATTGCTGAAAAAGCCGAAGTCAACGAAGTGACTCTATTTCGGAATTTTGGCAATAAGCATGGGCTGCTTTTGGCTGTGCTGGAAGAGTCCGCAGCTTTCAAGGATTTAGGTGAGTCGCTGGTGCGGCGGGCAACGCCTCCCGGCAATGTCTACCAAGCTCTGAAAGATTATGCAAGTGACAGCTTACATGCATTAGAACGAGTGCCAGAGTTTGTCCGATCTGTGGTAGGTGAAGCCGACCAATTCCCGGCAGAAAATCGCCGCGCACTAGGCAGGGGAGTAACAGAGGCAAACCGTTATGTAGCTCAGTATTTAGCTACTGTAATCCAGCAAGGACACCTAAACACCTACTTACCGGCAGAAAAATTAGCCAGTTTGCTGAATGGGATGATCTTGGGGTATGCCGTAATTGAGTTTACCAGCGAATTTCACGAACTTTGGGAGGATCGCGATGATTTTCTGGAAAATTTGGTGGAATTGTTTTTACATGGAGCCATGTCATCCTCAGCAGAATCAGCAACAAACTCTTTACAAGGAGGGTTCATTACCACAGAAGTTGCTGATTTGCCTGCTACTTTAGTTCACGAAATTTTGCAACAAGCTAGAAAATTTGGTGTACGAGATTATGCCTTAGCTTATGTGTTATTTGGGGCTGGGTTATCTGCCACAGAAATAATCAGCTTAGAGCGATCGCACCAAATCTACGATACTCAAGGGCACTTCTTGCAAATCACAATTCCCGGATTCGTCCGTCAAGTACCTGTTAATCAGTGGATTTTGGGCAAACGTTATGGCTCTTTCACTAATAATCCTCTAATCAAATGGCTAAAAAGCCGTAAAGATTCTCAAACAGCCATGTTTTTGAATGAAACAGGCAAACCGCTTTCAGAATCAGAGCTTCAGACACGTTGGCAAATATGGAGTGATGGACTGTTAACCCCCCAAGGACAAACGCCAGCCATAGCACAAGCACAACAAACCTGGCGCGTAGAAATGTTAATGCGGGGGATTACCTTGGAGAATTTGAGTATTTTAACAGGTTGCGATCGCGCCCAATTACAACCCTATGTCCGCCGAGCCAAAGAAAAAGCTGCCCTAGAGCAAGCTACCCGTTTGGATCATAAGCCAGGGTAGAGAGTGAAGATTTAAATCTGTTAACTGTTAACTGTTAACTGTTAACTGTTAACTGTTAACTGTTAACTGTTCTTGTTTACCATTCTTGTTTGCACCATTCAAGATGGAGATTTAAATCTGTTAACTGTTAACTGTTAACTGTTAACTGTTAACTGTTCTTGTTTACCATTGTTGTTTGCACCATTCAAGATTGTAGCTGTACTCTCAGATGGGGATTGGGTGTTGCTCGAACGGCGTGATAATTTCTTGCGTGGCTTGCCTCCCGCCTGGATATATTGCAGACTGTCTTTGCCATAATGGGTTGCCACACTCATTAACATCTTTTCAGAGTAGCCGCGCAATTCTTTTTCAATTAGAGAGAGGCGACCTGCCATTTCATCTATGGTAGAGAGTAAAGTGTTGTAGGTTGATAGCTGGGTTTGCAAGTTTTGGATGTGGCTGTCGTAGTTTGTCAAATTTAATCCGTTGCCAAATTCAAGCGTTGGGCTAATTGATCGCATTCCTGCAATTCGACGGAGAGCCTTTTCTAAATCTGGTGAACTGCGTTTTAGTCGTGCCATGAGATGCGCTCCTGAAGAAGTTATAGGATTACTGTATGTACTGTAGCCAATGCAACAATAAACTTCTCTGAGAGATAATTCGGAAAAATTCAAGCAAATTAAGATCGACCTAATTATTTTTAGTGGATTATACTGAAAAATTTATTAAATCCGTCAAAAAAGTTACATAAAATAAGCAAAAGGTACTTCAAAGTCGTATCGAGGTACTTCAAAGTCGTATTGAGGTACTTCAAAGTCGTATTGAAGTACTTCAAAGTCGTATTGAGGTACTTCAAAGTCGTATTGAGGTACTTCAAAGTCGTATTGAGGTACTTCAAAGTCGTATTGAGGTACTTCAAAGTCGTATTGAGGTACTTCAAAGTCGTGTTGAGGTACTTCAAAGTCGTATTGAGGTACTTCAAAGTCGTGTTGGAGTATTAAATGATGAGTTTCTTTAACTCAACCCAACTTATGGCAAAGGCGATCGCGCTCAAAAGTATCATAAATATAATTCAACTATAAGAGTCTCTTTGGAAAGGCTAGGGTGTACACATAAGTTATCCAATTATTACCAGTCCTCGAATTACCCCACCCTAACCCTCCCCTTGTAAAGGGGAGGGAACAAGATTTTCCGGTTTCCCCCCTTTACAAGGGGGGATTAAGGGGGGTAAGGATGTACAGAAGGTGTAATGCGGCACTAACGTAGTGTAGTAAAAAAATTATAAATTATCTGTTGCTTTGATGAAACCGCGATCGCCTCTTCCACATTAGAAAAGCGATCGCTCTCTCAAGTCAATTTATTTTATTTTGACCCGTGATCGCTCTCTTAAAGCAATTGATATCATTTTGACCGGCGATCGCCAATGACAATTAAAAAAAGGAATGAAAAGGATCTGACCTTCATATTTGCTAGGCTGACTGCAACACGCAAGTCGCCAAATCAGCGCAGATATAAGGGTGTGCGATCGCGGTAATATCGGCGTTGCTGAATAAAGGCAAGTCCCAAAATTCACTGGAATGTCAGTAACGGGTTCTATGTTAACTAGCTTGATTAATACGCCGTTTTAACTCAGCCTCTAATTGTTCTGGAGTGCTGACCACTACCCCCGGTTTCGCTCTCATGATGCTGAGGTAATGCTGAAATGCCTCCTCATCCTGGGGGTTTGATATCACATATTGTCTTAATTCTTGCTCATTAAGAGTTAAATAGTCTGTCATCGGATAATGTTCTCCCCGTTACTAAGAATTTCTACTTGGATGGTTTCGCCTATCAAAATCACGATTCGGCTTGTCCTCTCATCAAATCTAACCAATGCTATATCTCTAAACAAATTACTAGCCCGAACACAAAAGTCAAAGAATGCTTTAAGTTGCTGGATGGTCGGTTCCATACCTTTTACCATAGAATAAAATTAAATCGGTTCATTCGTGACAAGTTGGGATAACATTGCTTTTGTCAATTATAAATTCCGCTGAAAAGTGAAGAGAGATTGATGTTAGACCTATATCTTGGACACGAACAATATCCAATCCAGTTAAACGTCTGAATCAAGCCCCGCAATATCGAACCATTGAAGTTCTCATCAGTCAATAGACGCACTGGCTATAATTCTCCTTGGGGCTGATAGCGATCGCGTAAGCGCTGCCTAAGATTAGCTAAATTATACTGCTGGACAAATTGATTTCGCTGTTGTTGAGCTTTTTTGCGACGCTGCTCTAGGTAATTGTCGATTTCTTGGCGATGGGTGAGATAATATGCGATCGCTGCGTATATCTCCCCTAAACAGAGAACGGGATACTGAACAGCAATTTCTTCAGGTGTAGAGCCGTTATGGTATGTTGCTAGCAAGCTATCGAGAGTAACGCGGCTCTGACCAATGCGAATACCTCCAGCTTCATCCCAACGAAACGGTGGAGCGGTAACCTGAAATTCGATTTGAACGCTCATGGGGGCAATTCTTGGATTTGTGGTATTTCTGTCTTCAGTTTACTTTACCCGTTAAAGAGCGATCGCTTCTTGGCGCTGCTGTCGCAGGAAGGTGAGAAAATCCTCAATGGAGTCTTCTTCAGGCCAAAAGTTAGCAGCGAGATATTTGAGGTTATGAACGGTAATAGGGGTCTGGGTGGCGAGTAGCTGCTTGAGCGTGGTGTCTTGCCAAAACTGATTACTAAGATTTTTAAGATCGGTTTGAGAGGATGAGGATGAATTGCTTTGGGTAAGGATTTGCAGCAGTTGTTGACGTTCTGTAGATGAGAGCAGTTGGATGGCAGCGATCGCAGCTTCGAGTTGTGGAGTCATAGTGCGGTTTTGTGGTTATCTGCTTCTATGCTATTTGAATTCAGGGGCGATCAAAGCGTGAAAGTATCCTCCGCCTCTTTTGCCCCATACTTCGGCTTACCTCGGCTTACCTCGGCTTACCTCGGCACAAGTCGCTCGGCACAAGTCGCTCGGCACAAGTCGCTCGGCACAAGTCGCTCAGTACAAGTGCCCAATTCCCTACTCAATTCAACGGCTCCATAATGGCTCTTAAACCGTTGGTATAGAGTGTTTTGAGCATTTCTTTAGCGTTATATTCACTGCTAAATACTCCTGCTTGCATAACTTTTTGACCTTGCCAAACAGTGGGAAACGCACCAGGAGCAAGGAATCGCACTAAATCTTGATCTTTATTAGTTGCTAATGGCACTACTACGCGATAACGTACACCAAATTCTCTTGCAGAGTTACCGCCATCTGGAATACTTGCAGAACTTGTTTGGATATTGTTATCAGGAAGTGGTAAAAGTGCAGAAGCACCTGGAGCAGCAGTTTCTTGTATTGGTAATGGCTGCTGTGCAACTGAATTGGATGGGTACTCAGGAGCAGTAAACTCAATCGTATTAGGCTCAATCCGCACATAATTCAACTGTGGTGTATCAGATGGCTGGGCTGGACTGGGAGTTGCAACTCTTGAAGTGTTAGTTGGTATTTGTCTAGCCGACAAGCTGCTAGGAGTAGGAAAGCCGGCAACTTTAGAGGTGGGTTGCTGTTGATTGGATATGGGCGTGGAAAGCGGTACTTTAGCTGGCAACAATGGCAGCAATTGACTGTTTAATTGTCTAGGAACAGGATTATTTGCTGAAATGCTGTTGCTGGTTTGCCTATTAGTAGTTTCAGATATTTCGGGAGCCGAGAAGGTGATTTCCCCGCTTGGTGGTATTTCTCGTAACACATTGTTAGAGACAGGGGCAGGTTGAGAATTTTGGGTTGCAAGTGCTGTTGTACCATTGATATCTACCTTACCAGTGATGCGATCGCTCACCAGGTTGTTACCAGCAGCAGAAATCACCTGTTTAGCAGCGCTGGCGTTAATATCGTAGCGAGCATTATTTTGAAATTGATTACCCCCAGGTTCGGATGCACTACCCAAATCTGGCATTGCTTGAGCGATCGCAACTAAACCATCTTCTTTATTATCTTGAATAATATTATTCCGTAAAATCGGGCGGGCATTTGCTTGCACTACAATTCCCGATCTATTGTTCTGAATTTGATTCCCTATGACTATAGGAGTGGCATTTTGGGCAATATTGATGCCAAAACCCGTTTCGTGAAATACA contains:
- a CDS encoding DUF1565 domain-containing protein — its product is MIHHRVLPKYHRVDIMLAKLKFMKSARLLFFSLSVLSFTVGMGTASLSSALAELAGGIAQMPSTPNSAPLVEKKNSHNVLFVNPNGGDDTGNGSESAPVKTITQALRLANANTVIMLSTGSYSAETGEEFPLIMKPGISIQGNPSNQGKDIVIQGGGDYLSRSFAGQNVTIVGANQTLLTGVTVTNPNRRGYGLWIESSNPVIADNTFTGSTQDGISVCGNAAPTISKNYFDRNGANGITIAGNSSPKVKENVFHETGFGINIAQNATPIVIGNQIQNNRSGIVVQANARPILRNNIIQDNKEDGLVAIAQAMPDLGSASEPGGNQFQNNARYDINASAAKQVISAAGNNLVSDRITGKVDINGTTALATQNSQPAPVSNNVLREIPPSGEITFSAPEISETTNRQTSNSISANNPVPRQLNSQLLPLLPAKVPLSTPISNQQQPTSKVAGFPTPSSLSARQIPTNTSRVATPSPAQPSDTPQLNYVRIEPNTIEFTAPEYPSNSVAQQPLPIQETAAPGASALLPLPDNNIQTSSASIPDGGNSAREFGVRYRVVVPLATNKDQDLVRFLAPGAFPTVWQGQKVMQAGVFSSEYNAKEMLKTLYTNGLRAIMEPLN
- a CDS encoding DUF6887 family protein, with product MTDYLTLNEQELRQYVISNPQDEEAFQHYLSIMRAKPGVVVSTPEQLEAELKRRINQAS
- a CDS encoding acyl-CoA desaturase, which encodes MTANFGAIAPERGNSPQLSWTNVVFFATFHALALLSPWFFSWSALGLLVFLHWLFGSIGICLGYHRLLSHRSFQLPKWLEYAIALIGALALQGGPIFWVGGHRQHHAHTEDINLDPYSAQRGFWWSHILWIFYPRPEFFDYDTYKKYAPDLARQPYYCWLDRYFLLLQIPFALLLYVLGGWPFVFYGVFLRCVLLWHSTWFVNSASHLWGYRTFDANDGARNLWWVSIVTYGEGWHNNHHTYPHMAKSGLSWWEIDVTWWSILVLQTLGLAKKVVSRPPQGATHG
- a CDS encoding DUF6888 family protein, whose translation is MEPTIQQLKAFFDFCVRASNLFRDIALVRFDERTSRIVILIGETIQVEILSNGENIIR
- a CDS encoding TetR family transcriptional regulator, with the translated sequence MSSQLVSTRQRLIQAALELFSAHGVSATTTRQIAEKAEVNEVTLFRNFGNKHGLLLAVLEESAAFKDLGESLVRRATPPGNVYQALKDYASDSLHALERVPEFVRSVVGEADQFPAENRRALGRGVTEANRYVAQYLATVIQQGHLNTYLPAEKLASLLNGMILGYAVIEFTSEFHELWEDRDDFLENLVELFLHGAMSSSAESATNSLQGGFITTEVADLPATLVHEILQQARKFGVRDYALAYVLFGAGLSATEIISLERSHQIYDTQGHFLQITIPGFVRQVPVNQWILGKRYGSFTNNPLIKWLKSRKDSQTAMFLNETGKPLSESELQTRWQIWSDGLLTPQGQTPAIAQAQQTWRVEMLMRGITLENLSILTGCDRAQLQPYVRRAKEKAALEQATRLDHKPG
- a CDS encoding DUF433 domain-containing protein, which produces MSVQIEFQVTAPPFRWDEAGGIRIGQSRVTLDSLLATYHNGSTPEEIAVQYPVLCLGEIYAAIAYYLTHRQEIDNYLEQRRKKAQQQRNQFVQQYNLANLRQRLRDRYQPQGEL